A single genomic interval of Electrophorus electricus isolate fEleEle1 chromosome 4, fEleEle1.pri, whole genome shotgun sequence harbors:
- the uraha gene encoding 5-hydroxyisourate hydrolase: MSTRLQHIKDHIWAANQCAEMSISTPSPLTTHVLNTGHGTPAASMGLSLHFLDPTSMTWNLLTTGTTNNDGRCPCLITREAFIPGAYKMRFETGQYWEALGETCFYPYVEIVFTITDASQKFHVPLLLSRFSYSTYRGS, encoded by the exons ATGAGTACCAGGCTGCAGCACATCAAAGATCATATTTGGGCAGCAAACCAG TGTGCAGAAATGTCCATATCAACGCCCAGCCCTCTCACCACGCATGTACTGAACACTGGCCACGGTACACCAGCTGCCAGCATGGGCCTTAGCCTACACTTCCTGGATCCCACCTCAATGACATGGAATCTGCTAACAACAGG AACTACCAACAACGATGGACGGTGCCCATGCCTCATCACCAGAGAAGCCTTCATTCCTGGTGCTTATAAGATGCGCTTTGAGACTGGACAGTACTGGGAGGCATTAGGGGAGACTTGCTTCTACCCATATGTTGAG attgtcttcaccatcactgatgcatCTCAGAAATTCCATGTACCACTTCTACTGAGTCGATTCTCTTATAGCACCTACAGAGGAAGTTAA
- the pdcd5 gene encoding programmed cell death protein 5 → MADEELEAIRRQRMAELQSNHGNSSNNQQDQQEAKQRETEMRNSILAQVLDQSARARLSNLALVKPDKAKAVENYLIQMARFGQLGGKISETGLIEILEKVSQQTEKKTTVKFNRRRVMDSDEEDDD, encoded by the exons ATGGCTGATGAGGAACTGGAAGCGATTAGACGGCAACGTATGGCGGAACTGCAGTCAAATCATGGG AACTCCTCCAATAATCAGCAAGATCAACAGGAAGCCAAACAAAG agaaacagaaatgagaaactCGATATTAGCTCAAGTCTTGGATCAGTCAGCCCGGGCCAGAT TGAGTAATCTGGCACTGGTAAAACCAGACAAAGCAAAAGCAGTTGAAAATTACCTGATACAGATGGCACGCTTTGGTCAGCTTGGGGGAAAG ATCTCAGAGACGGGTTTGATAGAGATCCTTGAAAAAGTCAGTcagcaaacagagaaaaagacgACTGTCAAG ttTAACAGACGCCGCGTGATGGATTCagatgaagaggatgatgatTGA